Part of the Candidatus Methanogranum gryphiswaldense genome, ATCCGAACATCACATTTCCTTTAACTTGAGGAACACCGCTGCCTGATGATGAGGGTTCCCACTTTATTATACGATATATTAGAAATCCCGAAAAAAGGGCCAAAGCGATCCATGGGAATATGTATATCGGATTTTCTTCCAAAAAAGCATACATAAAAACGGCAAAATCCGTACCGTAATCGATACCCAAACGGAAAAGACAAGCCATAAAACCAGCTAAAAGACCGATTATTATGCATTTCCATGCAAGGTCCCATCTTGCATGTTTCTCTCTCGACCTGGATGCTTTTCTTTCCATTCAAATATGCATGCTGTTTGAATCCTATTAACATTTGGCCAAATAAAATTCATTATTCATGCCCTAATAATTATTTAAACCAGAAAGGCCATAGAAAAAGAAAGTCGAAAGGAAACGATTTCATGGACCTTAACGAAGCCATCATGTCAAGGCACTCTGTCCGCAATTACATGGACAAAGAAATAGAAGAAGAAAAACTCGCAGAACTATATTCTGAGATATATCTCTGCAATACAGAGGGCAAACTCAATATACAAATGATCACAAATGAACCGAATGCATTTGATGGGTTCATAGCACATTACAGTAACTTCAGCGGAGTTGCCAACTATATGGTGCTAATAGGCCCAAAAAATAAGGACCTTGACGAAAAGATCGGATATTACGGGGAGCGCTTGGTGCTGAAAGCACAACAACTTGGACTTAACACCTGTTGGGTAGCATTGACCTTCAATAAGGGAAAAACAGAATGCAGAATGGACAAAGACGATAAACTGGTGTGCGTCATAACCCTTGGATACGGAAAGACACAAGGTGTCCCCCATAAGAACAGACAACCATTGAAGTTTTTCTACAGAGCGAAAGAAGAACCACCAGAGTGGTTCATGAATGGTGTGAGAGCTGCTGTTTTGGCCCCTACCGCGATGAATCAACAGAAATTTGTAATCAGCCTCGTCGACGACAAGACCGTTGATGTGAAATCAAAATTCGGCCCCTATACAAAAGTGGACCTTGGTATTGTAAAATATCATTTTGAGATCGGAGCAGGCGAAGACATCTTCAAATGGAAATAAGACTGAAGTGTTTAAAACATCAAACCCACAAAAACAGATTATAAAACATCTTACCGTTTAGAATCAAAACCTGTTCTACAACGGATTCAAATCTTTAAAAGGATAAAAATCAGGAATTATAAACATTCCTTGAGAAATTTTGAAGGCGTGGTCACCCTGACGGGCGACCCGTAGAACGACTCTACATTACTGGTCAATATGACGTCTATCCCATTTCTCAATGCAGCATATGCGTATATCGCCTTGTCCGTTTCCGTCATTTCGGAATCCATGGCGCATACTACATCCTCCATCTGAGAATCCAGAGGAATCACCAACCGCATCAGTCTTACAGCAACTGCTCTTGCCAACTCATCAGAGCCGAGAATGCCCCTGGCAGTACAGATGATCTCCTCGATGCAAGACACCGTGCAGAACCTTTCCATGGTCTTATCGGCCATTATTTCTGAAAAGGAATCGACTTCGATCCTATCTTCAGCACAATCGAACATAAGATCCAGGATTATATCGGTGTCAACTAACAACTTCATCTGCTCATCCTCAACCTCTCTGGATCGCTTCCTATCGGGAATATACCGCGCAATGAATTGACCGCCGTCTTAAGTGAATCTTCGGTATTGGTCACTGTCGCAACGATCTTGTTATGCCTGGTGACCATTACATCCTCTCTAGAAGATAACTCCAGATAATACAACATATTTGACCTGAAATCGGACACAGATACGAACACTCTATCACACTTCCTTTGTTATTTAACAGGTTTAAAAAAAGTTTACAAATGGTTTGAAAGTGTTTGATATGGATTTGCTGACCCATTGGGTTTTTCTGGAAAGTGCCAATCTCGCTGGTTCCTTACGGACACACATTGTTGCAAGACTGCGATAGGAAACAACGAACATTTGAGCCCGTAAGCATCCTTCATTCCTTCCGTATCTCATTCTCATGACCAAAGACCATGAAGATACGCCACAATTTGTCTATCGACCTTGACTATGGACGTGCACATGACACGAACGCCCTCGGATCGCCAAATGTTATCAGGCATTTTTTGTATATAATATTTTTCTTTAACTAGACATTTGTCTAATCAAATTATATTTAAACATACAAAAGTTCCAAATACAAATGTTGATTTGAACAATATCATATGAATGAATTAGAAATCAAAAAAAATAATAACGTGCAGTTTCGAAATAATGCCACATGTTTTTAAAAACCGTTATACGACCAAATTGTTCTATGACATTGAATCAAATTACATCTCGATTCCAGCAAGGCAAATTTCCAGACGATTAATGATACCTAGAAGGAACAATCGAAAAACATATTGAACGCACAAATTTCTAAGCGGACAAAAATTCCAGACACCGAACAACCAGTCGAATCGAACATACGTGTACTAACCAAAATATCTATTAAACGACCTACTAATTATTCAATTATGGGATATTAATATACATAACGATACGTAACACTATTAAAATATTTTTATATTAGATATTTGTCTAAAATGTAAATTAGTTTGTATTAAAAAGTACATAATTAAATGTGTCTAGTCTAGACAAAAATAGAAAAAATAAGAATGAATCTTATTAAAAAGTGAAAGGAAAAATGGTTTTACGGTTCGATCGCATCATCGTCGGGCACCCATGCCCCCGCTGATGAGAACGGATCAATTCTTTTTCTGGGTCTGCGATGATTCTGCGGCCTTGGGTGCGTCGTTTTGGGCGGCCTTTGACTGAGCATTGTCGTTACAGCGCTCTTTTGGGTGCTTTCCCATGTAAAATGAATTGGCATTTCTATATATACGTATCCACAATCAACCAAAATCTAAGTAATAAATCTTAAAAAAGAAAGAAAATTAAAAGGCCATGGAGCCTTGTTTGATCATGCTGAATTCGGCTGATCGTTCTTCTCCCTCTTCAAAAGAAGTACGAGTATCAAAGAAACAACACAGGTTGCTGCCGCGATCAAGAACGATGCTGTATAATCCCCTGATCCAGATAGCGCATTGTTGATGCATGTGAAGACCAAAGAAGATGCACCCAGCGCCAAACACACGATACCATAGTTAACACCCATGTTCTGTGTTCCGAAATGATCTGCTGTAACAGTGGCATAAACACCGGACACGCCTCCGAAGGCGTATCCTATTATGCTGATACATACAAGGAACATTACACCCTGTGCAACAATGGCCGCAATGATGCCGACCGCTGTGAGAACAATAATGAACAATAATGCTTGAAGACGACCTATCCTATCGGAAAGCCAAGTAATTGAAAGACGACCGGCAGCACTACTGGCACCCACGATCATGACTCCGAGTGTCGCCAAAGATTCCACTAATCCACGGTCCATTCCCAGTGGCTTGAGAAGAGGATTCAAAATGAAGAATGCTGGAACTACGAAGAACAATGAGAGGAATATCAAATAGAATGACTTTCTACGAAGCATCTCTTTGGTCGTATATTGCTTCTGTGACATCTGGACGTTTATCTGCACACCATCTTTTGAAACAGTGTAGTCCTTGGGAGGGCTGACCAAGAAAAAAGAACTTGTCACACATATCAACAAGAAAGCGATTCCAAAGATCTCGAAGGTCGTTGGAACTCCAAATTCCTTAAGAAGATATGATGCGACAGGAGCAAAGATGACCATCGAAAATCCGAAGGCACCTACCATCATTCCTGTTGCAAATCCACGTTTATCAAAGAACCATTTCTGAACGTTAGCGACCGTACAGGTATAGATTATTCCTACACCCAGGCCACCAATTATCGCATATGTGAGAAAGATGAGGGACGGACATCCTGAATTGACGAACGCTGTGATCAATATACCGAACGACATCACAATACTTCCAAAAATGGCCGTCTTTTTTGACCCGAATATGGACATGATCTTACCACCAATGACCATTCCGATCACAAACGCCACCATCATTATCGAAGTGACCAATGCAGCCGAACTCGAATTCCAAGAAAGATACTGTGTTACCGGCTGCTTAAAAACGCTCCACATGTAGATGATACCAGCACAAAGTTGGACCACCATACCAGCTGCCAGGACCAGATATCTGTTCATGACCTTTTGACTGCAATTTTCACTCATGATTGCACCTATCGGGCTCCTGATGCAAGATGAGTATTTTAATATGTGTTCATTGATGTATATTTTTATACATTAATTCTAACAAAAACAGTGACGCATTCAGAGTAAAAACGAAAAAGAAGAGGTTTGGAAAGAGTTTCCCAGAACTACCGACCCGTAAAGGAGGAAACCGTCATGAAGACGTGGATCGGTTTTTTGTTCGAACCTAATGTTGAGGATTAGGGTCCAAACAGTTTTGGAGGTTGTCCCAAGTAAGTATCCATCCGTCATCGAACCGAAATAAAGTCTCGAAGACACGAGATGTCCAATCATCCCGCCCTTCCCTTTGTTCCAAACGTCGATTCAGGCATACAAAGGACTTACGTCCCACAAAAAGAACACCGATAGTGCCCTACTTTGTATGAACTAAACGAACGAATTCCTACTAATATAAAAATAATTCTATGCCGTATATATAAGAAGGTCACAATCGTACAAAATAGGCCTTAAATGGAGTAAGAAGTTTACGAATGAATCATTGCTTGCGACATATAAGAACGGGACAATATGCCATCCTTGCGATCTTCTCAGCAACACTACCCAAAAGTGTATGGGATAGACCAGTACGCCCAAGTGTTCCACAAACAACAAGATCGTGATTCTTGGATTCTTCTATTATTACTTCGGCCGGCCGTCCGGTAATGATCTTGGGTTGAACCTCGACTCCCATCTCGGCCGATCTTTCAGTCACATATTTCAACGAGGCCTTTGAAGCATTCAAGATGAAATCCCTCTCATCTCCAAGGCCATACCCTTGAGCTACCGCTGCATAACTGCCGATGTCGAAAACGCATATTGCAGTCACCTTGGAATTCAATGCCTTCGCAAGTTCAAGACCGTCATCTATCGCAAACTTGTTACTGTCGCTACCGTCAACAGCGATCAATATTTTTTGATACATATTATGAATATCGTGAGGCAAGAATAAAAAACTACGCCAAAATACAAACGGCCAGATTTTTTATTCATGATCGAAAGGAAGTCACCTACCGCACGCGTACACGCACACAAACAGCCATTTAAATAAGATAATATATTAGGTCTTAGGAACATCGAGGTTGAATTAATGTTAGTAAACGCAGAACTCTACGTAAAGGACCTCCCGGGACAACTGGTGGGATCTTTGGAACCTATCTCCATGGTAAATGGCAATATTGTCGGAGTGGTCCATAACCGCGATATAATTGTCAACCAGAGGATCTGCGTTAACGTCACCTTCGAAGTTGGAAGCAATGACGATCTGGAAAAGCTGAAAAAGACCTGGAAGGCCAAGGATATCCTGATAGCATCCATAGGCTCGGTATACAAAACGGCCACGATGGAATATCTCCTCTTAGGTTCATTCAATGCTTCACATGTAGAGAGGCTCATAGATGAGGCCTCCAATATCGTATCGTTCGAATCCGTGGACGTGAACTATTCTACAGCCAACGCCACCAAGACCCGTACCGCGATGATAACCGTAGAGGTACTCAATGACGAGGACCTTGACAAATTGGACAGATTCCTTGATGCCGCCTGCAGAGAAAGTGGCATTGTATACATCAGGGGGCTCTAAGATGAGAATACTGATATCAGGTTTCGGAACTGTGGGACAAGGATTTGCGGAAGTCGTTGCAGCCAGACAGGACTTTTTCCAAAAAAGATACGGCAAAGACGTTAAGATAGTCTGTGCCATGGATTCCAAATCATATGCATCGAATCCAGAAGGACTCGATCCATTAGCACTAGTATCCATAAAAAAATCCACAGGCAGAGTCGGAAACCGTGAATATACGAATTCCACAGAGGTCATGGATTCGGTCGATTATGATCTTCTGGTAGAGGTCAGCCCGACCGATGTACAGACCGGCGGGGTCGGATTGGTGAATATAAGACATGCCCTTGAGAACAAGAAAGATGTCATCACGGTCAACAAAGGTCCGCTCGCCCTCAAATTCTCCGAATTGATCGGTATAGCAAAGAAGAACAAATGCAAGTTCCGCTTCGAAGGATCTGTAGGGGGGGCTATGCCCATCATAAATCTCTGCCATGAGAACCTTGTGGGGGAGAATATCAAATCGATACGCGGTATCCTTAACGGTACCTGCAATTACATCTTGAGCAAGATGGACAACGGACAGCCATTCGAACAGGCCCTCAAAGAGGCCCAACAGATGGGATATGCAGAAACAGATCCCACGAATGACATAGAAGGTTACGATGCAGCATGCAAGATCGTTATCCTTGCCAATTCCATTTTCGGAAAGGATGTGACCTTTTCCGATGTTAGGATCACAGGTATAAAATCCATAACTGCAGAGGCGGTTGCTCTGGCTGCTTCCCACAACATGGTAATAAGACTCATAGGTGAGGTCTCAGAGAATAAACTCGAGGTTGCTCCGCGCCTTGTACCCAAAGGACACCCGCTTAGCATCTCTGGTACACTTAACGCCGCCCAGATCGTATCGGACCTTGCGGGGCCCGTGACCGTTACTGGACGTGGAGCAGGGCGCATTGAAACCGCTTCTGCCATATTGAGCGATCTGATAGCCATAATGGATGTAAGGAAATGAACATGTCCGAAAAGCCAATAGTGATGTATGATACCACTCTGCGCGACGGAGCACAGACCGAAGGGATAACCTTCTCGGTAGAGGACAAACTGGAGATACTCAAGGAACTTGACGAATTCGGGGTCGGATTCGTAGAAGGGGGATGGCCGGGTTCCAACCCCAAAGATGATGAGTTCTTCGAAAAAGCTGGAAAATTAAAATTGAAAAACACCGTTCTGACAGCCTTCGGGAGCACATGCAGACATGGCATCGAAGCCAAGGACGATAAGAACATGAACGCCTTGGCAAAATGTTCTGCTGGATGGTGCTGCATATTCGGAAAATCATGGGACTTCCAAGTAACAAATGCACTATGCATACCGTTGGAAGAGAACCTAAGGATGATCGAGGACAGCGTCAGATACCTAAAAACCTCAGGGAAACGTGTGATGTTCGACGCCGAACATTTCTTCGATGGCTACTATTCCAACCATGATTACGCACTGAAATGCCTGGGAGCTGCCGAAAAGGGAGGGGCTGAATGGTTAGTGCTTTGTGACACCAACGGCGGTTCCATGCCTGATGAGATCAGAACGGCGGTCGAGGACGTGATGCTCACATTCGATATCCCGATAGGCATTCATTGCCATAACGATACGGACCTTGCAGTTGCGAATTCGATGATGGCCGTAGAAAGCGGTGCTATCATGGTCCAAGGGACCATAAACGGAATTGGAGAAAGATGCGGTAATGCGAACCTTTGTTCGGTCATTGCCAATCTCGCGATCAAGATGGAGTATGATGTGCAGATTAAGGACATCTCAAAATTGACAGAGGTCTCCAAGTTCGTCGGTGAGATCAGCAATACCTTACCGTCTTCCGGACTGCCTTACGTAGGAGAGAAGGCATTCGCCCATAAAGGCGGCATGCATGTATCGGCACTCGCGAAAGATCCCCGTACTTACGAACACATACCGCCGGAGACCGTCGGTAACAAACGCAGAGTACTGATCTCGGACATGGCAGGAAAAGCCAGCATAAATGAGAAACTGAAAGAATTCGGCATTGAAATCACCGACAACGAAAGCAAAGAGATCATAGAAAAGATCAAGAAGCTTGAGGCCAAAGGATATGAGTTCGAAGGGGCAGATGCAAGTTTCGAACTTCTCGTAAGAAGACTCAAAGGAGATCTGGAACCCCCTTTCAAAGTGGTAGGGTTCAGACTATTCATTGATGAGATCGGAGATAACAAACTAATATCCGAGGCCAGCATCAAGGTCCAGGACGCAAACGGCAACATAGAGCATACGGCGGCCGACGGAGAAGGTCCGGTTAATGCATTGGACAACGCATTGAGAAAAGCATTGTCCAAATTCTTCCCAATAATGAAGGATATAAGATTAACGGATTACAAGGTCCGTGTGCTCGATGAGAAATCCGCCACAGCAGCAAGCGTCAGAGTACTCATCAGATCATCCAACGGCAAGACAAGTTGGACAACAGTAGGTGTTTCGGAGAACGTGATCGAGGCATCCCTCAATGCCTTGGTCGATTCGATAGAATACGCCATCTTAAAATATCACGAAAATTGAACAGGAGCAATAGAGATGAATAGAACAATCATCACGCTGGTCGGAAAGGATCATACAGGGATCATAGCTGCGGTCTGCAACTATTTCGCTGATAATGACATCAATATCCTTGACATCAGTCAAACAACAGTCCAGGAATACATCAACATGATGATGATCGTGGACCTCAGCAAATACAAAAAGAGTTTCAAAGAGCTCGCTGAGGACCTTGACAAAGTCGGAGAGAAAGTTGGTGTCAAGATCAAGGCACAGCATGAAGAGATCTTCGACATGATGCACAGGATCTGAGTAAAATGTTGGAAATGAACGAGGTTTTCGAGACCAACAGCATGATCTCCAATGAGAATTTGGATGTCAGAACCATCACGATGGGCATCAGTCTCCTTGACTGCATAGATTCAGATCTGGATGCTATGTGCGAGAGGATCTATAATAAGATCACGACCTGCGCCAAGGACCTCGTCAGAGTAGGTGACGAGATCGGTCTAGAATTTGGTATTCCCGTCATAAACAAAAGGGTCTCGGTCACACCGATCGCTTTGATCGGAGCATCCGCGTGTAAGACCTCGGACGATTTCGTAAAGATAGCAGAGACCTTGGAAAGGGCCGCTGGAAAGATAGGTGTCAATTTCATCGGTGGATATTCAGCGCTGGTCCAGAAAGGCATGACCCGTGCCGATGAGCTCCTGATAAGATCGATACCAAAGGCATTGAAGGTCACAGACCACATATGCAGTTCCATAAGCCTTGCATCTACAAAGACCGGGATCGATATGGATGCCGTCAGGCTTATGGGGACCATCGTCAAACAGACAGCGATGGAGACCAAAGACCAGGACTCATTGGGATGTGCAAAGCTGGTGGTATTCTGCAACCCTGCGGATGACAATCCATTCATGGCCGGAGCATTCCATGGAGTGACAGAAGGGGACACCGTCATCAATGTAGGTGTCAGCGGACCCGGTGTCATCAAGACCGCGATATCCAAAGTAAAGGGAGAGAACTTCGAGGTACTGTGCGAGACAATTAAGAAAACATCTTTCAAGGTCACGAGGGTCGGACAGCTGGTAGCCAAAGAAGCATCGAAAAGACTGAACGTACCGTTCGGGATCATTGATCTCTCGCTTGCTCCCACCCCTGCGGTCGGAGATAGTATCGCCGAGATCATCCAAGCAATGGGAATAGAGGTCGTTGGTGCCCCAGGTACCACTGCGGCATTGGCCATCCTTAATGACCAGGTAAAGAAAGGAGGCATAATGGCCTCATCTTATGTCGGAGGACTCAGCGGAGCATTCATACCTGTATCGGAAGACAGCGCGATGGCGTACGCCGCCGAGATAGGCGCACTTACATTAGAGAAACTGGAAGCCATGACGTGTGTATGCTCAGTAGGTCTGGACATGATCGCCATACCCGGCGATACACCGGATACCACCATAGCCGGTATAATCGCTGATGAGATGGCCATCGGTATGGTCAATCAAAAGACGACGGCCGTTAGAGTGATACCTGTCATCGGGAAGAAGGCCGGAGAGCACGCCGAATTCGGTGGACTCCTAGGAAGAGCGGTCATAATGCCAGTGAACAAATACGGTTGCGCTGAATTTGTAGATCGCGGAGGAAGGATCCCCGCTCCGATTCACAGTTTCAAGAACTGAAACCATTCAACATTTTTCTTTTTTATATTTATTCAAAATCTTACGGCACAAAGCCGACGCTGTATTAGAAAATTTAACCGCAATTTTTGACGAAAAGAGATAAGAAAGTATTTAGTCCCCTTTCGGGGC contains:
- a CDS encoding OFA family MFS transporter; its protein translation is MSENCSQKVMNRYLVLAAGMVVQLCAGIIYMWSVFKQPVTQYLSWNSSSAALVTSIMMVAFVIGMVIGGKIMSIFGSKKTAIFGSIVMSFGILITAFVNSGCPSLIFLTYAIIGGLGVGIIYTCTVANVQKWFFDKRGFATGMMVGAFGFSMVIFAPVASYLLKEFGVPTTFEIFGIAFLLICVTSSFFLVSPPKDYTVSKDGVQINVQMSQKQYTTKEMLRRKSFYLIFLSLFFVVPAFFILNPLLKPLGMDRGLVESLATLGVMIVGASSAAGRLSITWLSDRIGRLQALLFIIVLTAVGIIAAIVAQGVMFLVCISIIGYAFGGVSGVYATVTADHFGTQNMGVNYGIVCLALGASSLVFTCINNALSGSGDYTASFLIAAATCVVSLILVLLLKREKNDQPNSA
- a CDS encoding universal stress protein, coding for MYQKILIAVDGSDSNKFAIDDGLELAKALNSKVTAICVFDIGSYAAVAQGYGLGDERDFILNASKASLKYVTERSAEMGVEVQPKIITGRPAEVIIEESKNHDLVVCGTLGRTGLSHTLLGSVAEKIARMAYCPVLICRKQ
- a CDS encoding homoserine dehydrogenase; the encoded protein is MVNGNIVGVVHNRDIIVNQRICVNVTFEVGSNDDLEKLKKTWKAKDILIASIGSVYKTATMEYLLLGSFNASHVERLIDEASNIVSFESVDVNYSTANATKTRTAMITVEVLNDEDLDKLDRFLDAACRESGIVYIRGL
- a CDS encoding homoserine dehydrogenase, with the translated sequence MISGFGTVGQGFAEVVAARQDFFQKRYGKDVKIVCAMDSKSYASNPEGLDPLALVSIKKSTGRVGNREYTNSTEVMDSVDYDLLVEVSPTDVQTGGVGLVNIRHALENKKDVITVNKGPLALKFSELIGIAKKNKCKFRFEGSVGGAMPIINLCHENLVGENIKSIRGILNGTCNYILSKMDNGQPFEQALKEAQQMGYAETDPTNDIEGYDAACKIVILANSIFGKDVTFSDVRITGIKSITAEAVALAASHNMVIRLIGEVSENKLEVAPRLVPKGHPLSISGTLNAAQIVSDLAGPVTVTGRGAGRIETASAILSDLIAIMDVRK
- the cimA gene encoding citramalate synthase, translated to MSEKPIVMYDTTLRDGAQTEGITFSVEDKLEILKELDEFGVGFVEGGWPGSNPKDDEFFEKAGKLKLKNTVLTAFGSTCRHGIEAKDDKNMNALAKCSAGWCCIFGKSWDFQVTNALCIPLEENLRMIEDSVRYLKTSGKRVMFDAEHFFDGYYSNHDYALKCLGAAEKGGAEWLVLCDTNGGSMPDEIRTAVEDVMLTFDIPIGIHCHNDTDLAVANSMMAVESGAIMVQGTINGIGERCGNANLCSVIANLAIKMEYDVQIKDISKLTEVSKFVGEISNTLPSSGLPYVGEKAFAHKGGMHVSALAKDPRTYEHIPPETVGNKRRVLISDMAGKASINEKLKEFGIEITDNESKEIIEKIKKLEAKGYEFEGADASFELLVRRLKGDLEPPFKVVGFRLFIDEIGDNKLISEASIKVQDANGNIEHTAADGEGPVNALDNALRKALSKFFPIMKDIRLTDYKVRVLDEKSATAASVRVLIRSSNGKTSWTTVGVSENVIEASLNALVDSIEYAILKYHEN
- a CDS encoding ACT domain-containing protein, whose translation is MNRTIITLVGKDHTGIIAAVCNYFADNDINILDISQTTVQEYINMMMIVDLSKYKKSFKELAEDLDKVGEKVGVKIKAQHEEIFDMMHRI
- a CDS encoding PFL family protein, coding for MLEMNEVFETNSMISNENLDVRTITMGISLLDCIDSDLDAMCERIYNKITTCAKDLVRVGDEIGLEFGIPVINKRVSVTPIALIGASACKTSDDFVKIAETLERAAGKIGVNFIGGYSALVQKGMTRADELLIRSIPKALKVTDHICSSISLASTKTGIDMDAVRLMGTIVKQTAMETKDQDSLGCAKLVVFCNPADDNPFMAGAFHGVTEGDTVINVGVSGPGVIKTAISKVKGENFEVLCETIKKTSFKVTRVGQLVAKEASKRLNVPFGIIDLSLAPTPAVGDSIAEIIQAMGIEVVGAPGTTAALAILNDQVKKGGIMASSYVGGLSGAFIPVSEDSAMAYAAEIGALTLEKLEAMTCVCSVGLDMIAIPGDTPDTTIAGIIADEMAIGMVNQKTTAVRVIPVIGKKAGEHAEFGGLLGRAVIMPVNKYGCAEFVDRGGRIPAPIHSFKN